The DNA region GGTTGTAATTCAATGTTATGAATTTGTGTTCCAACTGGCATATCTTTTAATTTTAAAGCATTTCCTACTTTTATTTCAGCTTTTTCTCCTGCCATTACTACATTTCCTACTTTTAAACCTTTAGGAGCTAGTATATATCTTTTTTCTCCATCAGTATAAACAAGTAACGCAATATTTGCAGTTCTATTTGGATCATATTCAATTGATACAACTTTAGCTGGTATATCTAATTTATTTCTTTTAAAATCTATTATTCTATATAATCTTTTATGACCTTTTTGTTTATTTCTTCCTGTTCTGTGTCCATAATTATCTCTTCCATATGATGCTTTTAAAGGAACAGTTAAAGATTTTTCAGGTCTTTTATTTTTATCTATTTCCTCATTTACTAATCTAGACATATGTCTAGTACCATTAGTAATAGCTTTTAATTTTCTTATTGCCATTTTTTACCTCCACGACCTATAATTATCTATATTTTTCATTTTTAAACTTCTGGAAAAAGATTGATTTTATCTCCATCTTTTACTTTTACCATAGCTTTTTTTACAAATTTAGTTTTATATACTCTCATACCGTATCTTTTTAATTCAGGCTTTACAGTTAAAGTGTTTACTTCTTCTACTTTTACACCGAATATACTCTCAACAGCTTTTCTTATTTCTATCTTATTAGCTCTTTTATCAACTATAAAAGTATATACATTATTTTCTCTTCTTTGTAATTCACTTTTTTCAGTGATTACAGGTTTTTTTATTATATCGTATAAATTCATATTATGCTAGCACCTCCTCGATTGTTTTAAGTGCTTCTTTTGTCACAATAACTTTTTCTTGTTTTAGTAACCAATAAACACCTAGTTCATTTGGTTGTAAAACAACAGCATTAACTAAGTTTCTAGCTGATAAATATAAATTCCAATCAGCTTCTGCTGTCAAGTCATTAACAACAAATAATTGTTTATTGTTAGCTTCTAATGCTTTTACTAAAGTTATAGCTTTTTTAGTTTTTATTTCATCAAATCCACCATCTATTACTACTAAATTACCTTCTTGTATTTTAGCAGCTAAAGCAGATTTAACAGCTAATTTTCTAACTTTTTTATTAACTTTTTTCTCATAACTTCTTGGTTGAGGTCCTAACGCTACCCCTCCACCAACCATGTGAGGAGCTCTTATTGTACCTTGTCTTGCTCTACCAGTTCCTTTTTGTTTGAAAGGTTTTCTTCCCCCTCCTCTAACCATAGCTCTTGTTTTAGTTGCAGCTGTACCTTGTCTTGCTGCCGCTAATTCAGCAGTTAAAACTTCATGTATAACCGCTTTATTTGGATCAATTCCGAATACCGCATCATTTACTTCTACAGTACCAGTCTTTTCTCCATTTATATTAAATAAATCTAATAGCATTTTTTTCCTCCTTCCTCAAACACCTACGATAAACTTTCAAACTATTTTTTTACCGCTGGTTTTACTACTAAGTAACCG from Hypnocyclicus thermotrophus includes:
- the rplD gene encoding 50S ribosomal protein L4 translates to MLLDLFNINGEKTGTVEVNDAVFGIDPNKAVIHEVLTAELAAARQGTAATKTRAMVRGGGRKPFKQKGTGRARQGTIRAPHMVGGGVALGPQPRSYEKKVNKKVRKLAVKSALAAKIQEGNLVVIDGGFDEIKTKKAITLVKALEANNKQLFVVNDLTAEADWNLYLSARNLVNAVVLQPNELGVYWLLKQEKVIVTKEALKTIEEVLA
- the rplW gene encoding 50S ribosomal protein L23; translation: MNLYDIIKKPVITEKSELQRRENNVYTFIVDKRANKIEIRKAVESIFGVKVEEVNTLTVKPELKRYGMRVYKTKFVKKAMVKVKDGDKINLFPEV
- the rplB gene encoding 50S ribosomal protein L2 — its product is MAIRKLKAITNGTRHMSRLVNEEIDKNKRPEKSLTVPLKASYGRDNYGHRTGRNKQKGHKRLYRIIDFKRNKLDIPAKVVSIEYDPNRTANIALLVYTDGEKRYILAPKGLKVGNVVMAGEKAEIKVGNALKLKDMPVGTQIHNIELQPGRGGQIARSAGVAARLVAKEGTYCHVEMPSGELRLVHRECMATIGEVGNSEHALVSIGKAGRARHMGRRPHVRGSVMNPVDHPHGGGEGRAPIGRKSPVTPWGKPTLGYKTRGKKQSDKFIVRRRKK